In Archangium violaceum, the following are encoded in one genomic region:
- the glpX gene encoding class II fructose-bisphosphatase, with protein sequence MDRNLAMEAVRVTEMAAIASARLMGRGNKNESDQAAVDAMRKAFDALQINGTVVIGEGERDEAPMLYIGEKVGRRNEGDPEVDIALDPLEGTNLCAYGRPGSIAVVAMAEKGKLLNAPDTYMEKIAVGPRAKGAIDLRRSPTENLHAIAEKMKVYVSDLTVIILDRERHADLIKEVRAAGARIRLIDDGDVAGGIATCFEDTGVDVLMGVGGAPEGVIAAAAIRSVGGDMQGRLVPRNNEEIERAKRMGISDISKIYTAEELAGGEVMFAASGVTSGDFLRGVRFFGTGCETHSVVMRSKTGTVRFIQSRHKFDKKPGYNF encoded by the coding sequence ATGGATCGCAACCTGGCAATGGAGGCCGTGCGCGTCACCGAGATGGCGGCCATCGCCTCCGCCCGGCTCATGGGCCGCGGCAACAAGAACGAGTCGGATCAGGCCGCCGTGGATGCCATGCGCAAGGCCTTCGACGCGCTGCAGATCAACGGCACGGTGGTCATCGGCGAGGGCGAGCGCGACGAGGCCCCCATGCTCTACATCGGCGAGAAGGTGGGCCGGCGCAACGAGGGCGATCCCGAGGTGGACATCGCGTTGGATCCCCTCGAGGGCACCAACCTGTGCGCCTACGGCCGCCCGGGCAGCATCGCCGTGGTCGCCATGGCCGAGAAGGGCAAGCTGCTCAACGCCCCGGACACCTACATGGAGAAGATCGCCGTGGGGCCCCGCGCCAAGGGCGCCATCGACCTGCGCCGCTCTCCCACCGAGAACCTCCACGCCATCGCGGAGAAGATGAAGGTCTACGTCTCGGATCTCACGGTCATCATCCTTGACCGCGAGCGGCACGCGGACCTCATCAAGGAGGTGCGGGCCGCGGGCGCGCGCATCCGCCTCATCGATGACGGGGACGTGGCCGGCGGCATCGCCACCTGCTTCGAGGACACCGGCGTGGACGTGCTGATGGGCGTCGGCGGTGCCCCCGAGGGCGTCATCGCCGCCGCGGCCATCCGCTCGGTGGGCGGTGACATGCAGGGCCGCCTGGTGCCGCGCAACAACGAGGAGATCGAGCGCGCCAAACGCATGGGCATCTCCGACATCTCGAAGATCTACACGGCCGAGGAGCTGGCCGGCGGCGAGGTGATGTTCGCCGCCTCCGGCGTCACCAGCGGCGACTTCCTGCGCGGCGTGCGCTTCTTCGGCACCGGCTGCGAGACGCACTCGGTGGTGATGCGCAGCAAGACCGGCACGGTGCGTTTCATCCAATCCCGTCACAAGTTCGACAAGAAACCGGGTTACAACTTCTAG
- a CDS encoding type II toxin-antitoxin system RatA family toxin — MAGATRSIIINAPPEKLFDIIANYDRYGEFLPEVKKIWTSDRQGNQVKVHYEVNVVKTIRYTLLVKEERPTRMSWSFVEGEVMKDNKGSWVLEPDGEGRTKATYTVEMALGPLVPKAIINGLVDQSLPKMLEAFKRRAEGT, encoded by the coding sequence ATGGCTGGCGCTACTCGCTCCATCATCATCAACGCCCCCCCGGAGAAGCTCTTCGACATCATCGCCAACTATGACCGCTACGGGGAGTTCCTCCCCGAGGTGAAGAAGATCTGGACCTCGGACCGCCAGGGCAACCAGGTGAAGGTCCACTACGAGGTCAACGTGGTGAAGACGATCCGCTACACCCTCCTCGTCAAGGAGGAGCGGCCCACGCGCATGTCCTGGTCCTTCGTCGAAGGTGAGGTGATGAAGGACAACAAGGGCAGCTGGGTGCTCGAGCCCGACGGCGAGGGCCGCACCAAGGCCACCTACACGGTGGAGATGGCCCTGGGGCCGCTGGTGCCCAAGGCCATCATCAACGGCCTGGTGGATCAGTCGCTGCCCAAGATGCTGGAGGCCTTCAAGCGCCGGGCCGAGGGGACCTGA